The Candidatus Paceibacterota bacterium region AGCCCGTTCCGTTCAATCCGTACAACCTGCGCAATCAGCGTTGGGGCGAAGCGATCGTGGCGGCCGCCGGACCATTGTCCAATCTCGGGATAGCCTTCGTATTCGGATTGATCATCCGTTTCTATATAGCCCCGCAGGGCATGATCGCCGGTCCGGCGGCCGCGCTCTGCGCCATCATCGCTCTCGTGAATGTCACGCTCGCGATATTCAATCTTATTCCCATACCGCCCCTCGACGGGTCAAAGATATTGAGCGCGATCCTCCCGCGATCGTGGATGCGCGTGCGCCAATCCATAGAGCGCCTCGGCTTTATCGGCGTGCTTATATTCCTCGTCTTCCTTTGGCCAATCTTCGAGCCGGTCATTCCCTGGCTCTTCCGCGTCATTACGGGGGTGTCGCTCTAGTCTTCTCGGCGTGCGTCGTTCGGTGTGATTATACGCGGCTCCTCAATACTTTGAATTTGCCGTCATCGGCTATCGTTTCGGTCGGGCCTATATATTTTTCAAGCGTCCCTTCATATGCGAGGAACGAGTTCGCGACGATATAGCATTCGCCGCCCGGCTTCAAATGCTTCTTCGCTCCCGCGGCGAATCTCTCTATGAATGAATAGTTCGTCTCGATGCCTGAATGGAACGGGGGATTGGATACGATGAGATCGAATCGGCCTTCGATCGATTCGAATGCGTCTGAATGAACGACTTGCGCGGCCAGTCCGTTCTTTTTCCTCGTCTCCTCGCTTGCATGCACAGCGATCATGCTCGTATCTGACATGGTCACATCTGCCGTCGGATTCGTCTCCTTGTATACCGCGCCTATGATGCCTGCTCCGCAACCGATATCGAGGATAGAAGCTTTGTCGTATGGAATATTATCCAAGAGCAGCTTGGTCCCTTCATCCAATTCGCCTGCGCTGAAGACGCCGGGGATATTGGCGATGTCGAGCGTCAGATTTTTATATGAAAGCGAGAAGAACTTCAGAAAATCTCGCCACGTCTTGCCTGCGCCGAGTCTTTTATTGCGACCGACATAGAGCGCTGAATGGTTTCCGACGATCTTTCGGTCGACGGGGCCTATATTTTTCTCATACAGGTCTTTCGCCGACCTGATACCCGCATCGTTCGCGCCCGCGAGCACGATCAGGCCGTTTTCCGCGACCATTCCCGACACGAGAGCGAGCGTCATGTCTATTAGTCCCTTTGATTTAGGCAA contains the following coding sequences:
- a CDS encoding site-2 protease family protein yields the protein MAFQFIFSLIVLLFSVIIHEVAHGYAALAQGDRTAEYEGRLTLNPLKHIDPVGTIILPALSLMLPGSFLFGWAKPVPFNPYNLRNQRWGEAIVAAAGPLSNLGIAFVFGLIIRFYIAPQGMIAGPAAALCAIIALVNVTLAIFNLIPIPPLDGSKILSAILPRSWMRVRQSIERLGFIGVLIFLVFLWPIFEPVIPWLFRVITGVSL
- a CDS encoding class I SAM-dependent methyltransferase; the encoded protein is MKTGNQPYELFRKHAQELDLVEPLFIESDADIFRPAFSAAGAAAQSAVVFLPKSKGLIDMTLALVSGMVAENGLIVLAGANDAGIRSAKDLYEKNIGPVDRKIVGNHSALYVGRNKRLGAGKTWRDFLKFFSLSYKNLTLDIANIPGVFSAGELDEGTKLLLDNIPYDKASILDIGCGAGIIGAVYKETNPTADVTMSDTSMIAVHASEETRKKNGLAAQVVHSDAFESIEGRFDLIVSNPPFHSGIETNYSFIERFAAGAKKHLKPGGECYIVANSFLAYEGTLEKYIGPTETIADDGKFKVLRSRV